A stretch of the Papaver somniferum cultivar HN1 chromosome 6, ASM357369v1, whole genome shotgun sequence genome encodes the following:
- the LOC113287414 gene encoding receptor-like serine/threonine-protein kinase At3g01300 isoform X2, producing the protein MTTTSQTVVVIQDASRDISFSAITWAEHGLLLKPGDRLILLGVLHQVNTPMGYKSKVDSSSMFGANRKVIEEEVARKKEEYHNNVELMKISNHYAEQKILFEVEVKVGSSPKMVAVEETRNVKAAWVILDRQMKKDKKYFTERLSCGIYRMKRDNNVEKLRGPVVRGHHKAYTEGSETSNVTYDEMVPGRPDEDDLFSNEFSPRRSPIPKTVMGGDEGVYTDERKPWSDTSRMTSFSKSKSNEHLTLEKVASSSSFNNPKDSSFLQEEQSNINIPSKMAEVRTLDFIFEDQEMRQRKAKKVGTQAEDGKCNTLAELELLTTGLHAGAIEAELENSICTVCMNKRPNFGWMSDFTYAELQAATGGFSPENFLSEGGFGSVYRGKLGDLNIGVKQLNHASLQGEKEFKAEVHALSKARHKHVVMLLGSCSERSHRLLVYEFVCNGSLDKHLSDSTNKPLRWEHRMKIALGAAEGLDHLHENNIIHRDVRPNNILVTHDYEPLLGDFGLARTQHAASDHSSETRVVGTFCYLAPEYAASGKVSTKTDVFSFGVVLLQLITGLRTTDKKLGEKSLVGWARPLLKERKYPDLIDKNLIDSHDVLQLFWMVPVAENCLRKNPDKRFSMKKVLYALTYLTNRVTVSGIEDFFPSKSYYASGLPQSNSWQNDGRMVEQESDATEIPSGSGTSE; encoded by the exons ATGACCACGACATCCCAGACGGTGGTGGTGATCCAGGATGCATCAAGAGATATCAGTTTCAGTGCAATAACATGGGCTGAGCACGGATTGTTGCTAAAGCCCGGAGATAGACTCATTCTTCTTGGAGTTCTTCACCAGGTTAATACCCCTA TGGGATACAAGAGCAAAGTCGACTCCAGTTCGATGTTTGGAGCGAACCGGAAGGTTATTGAGGAAGAAGTTGCACGGAAGAAGGAAGAGTACCATAACAATGTGGAGCTGATGAAGATTTCTAATCACTATGCAGAACAAAAG ATTCTATTTGAGGTTGAAGTTAAAGTTGGATCTTCGCCGAAGATGGTAGCCGTAGAAGAAACTAGGAATGTGAAGGCAGCATGGGTAATCCTTGACAG GCAGATGAAGAAAGATAAGAAATACTTCACAGAAAGGCTTTCATGTGGTATATATAGAATGAAACGTGATAACAATGTTGAAAAGCTAAGAGGACCAGTAGTAAGAGGACACCACAAAGCTTATACTGAAGGAAGCGAGACCAGTAATGTAACATATGATGAGATGGTACCAGGAAGGCCAGATGAAGACGATCTGTTCAGCAATGAGTTCTCCCCAAGAA GATCTCCAATTCCTAAGACAGTCATGGGTGGTGATGAAGGAGTATATACAGATGAAAGAAAGCCATGGAGTGATACTTCAAGAATGACTTcattttccaaatccaagtcaaACGAGCATCTCACATTGGAAAAAGTAGCTTCCAGTTCAAGTTTTAATAACCCCAAGGACTCCTCATTCCTTCAGGAGGAACAAAGCAACATAAACATACCAAGCAAAATGGCAGAAGTAAGAACTCTAGATTTCATCTTCGAAGATCAAGAAATGAGACAAAGAAAGGCTAAAAAAGTAGGAACTCAAGCGGAAGATGGTAAATGCAATACCCTTGCGGAGCTAGAACTATTGACAACTGGACTACATGCTGGGGCTATTGAAGCAGAACTTGAGAATTCCATTTGTACAGTCTGCATGAATAAACGGCCAAACTTCGGATGGATGAGTGACTTTACTTATGCTGAGCTCCAAGCAGCTACTGGCGGATTTTCACCAGAGAATTTTCTATCTGAAGGTGGATTTGGTTCTGTTTACAGAGGAAAGCTTGGGGATCTTAATATTGGCGTTAAGCAACTTAACCATGCAAGTTTGCAAGGAGAGAAGGAATTCAAGGCAGAGGTTCATGCACTCAGCAAGGCTAGACATAAACATGTTGTCATGCTACTTGGATCATGCTCGGAAAGAAGTCACAGACTACTTGTTTATGAATTTGTCTGCAATGGTTCACTCGACAAACATCTCTCGG ATAGCACAAACAAACCTTTGCGTTGGGAGCACAGGATGAAAATAGCTCTTGGAGCTGCTGAAGGTCTAGATCATCTGCATGAAAACAACATCATCCATAGAGATGTGAGACCAAACAATATTCTTGTAACCCACGACTATGAACCACTG CTTGGAGATTTTGGGCTGGCACGAACACAACATGCAGCATCGGATCACTCATCAGAGACCAGGGTGGTTGGGACTTTTTGCTATTTGGCTCCAGAATACGCAGCAAGTGGGAAAGTGTCAACCAAGACAGATGTTTTTTCCTTTGGCGTTGTTCTTTTACAATTGATAACAGGTCTGAGAACTACAGATAAGAAGCTTGGGGAAAAAAGCCTAGTGGGATGG GCACGTCCACTGCTGAAAGAGAGGAAATATCCGGACTTAATCGACAAGAACCTTATAGACTCGCATGATGTTCTCCAACTCTTTTGGATGGTGCCAGTAGCTGAAAATTGTCTTCGGAAAAACCCTGACAAAAGGTTTTCCATGAAAAAG GTGTTGTATGCATTAACATACCTAACAAATCGGGTGACAGTTTCTGGTATTGAAGACTTCTTCCCATCAAAATCTTATTATGCTAGCGGCTTGCCTCAGTCCAACAGTTGGCAAAATGATGGGAGAATGGTTGAACAGGAAAGTGATGCGACAGAAATACCCTCTGGCTCTGGCACAAGTGAATAA
- the LOC113287414 gene encoding receptor-like serine/threonine-protein kinase At3g01300 isoform X1, whose product MTTTSQTVVVIQDASRDISFSAITWAEHGLLLKPGDRLILLGVLHQVNTPSTLSFMRAGKFLGYKSKVDSSSMFGANRKVIEEEVARKKEEYHNNVELMKISNHYAEQKILFEVEVKVGSSPKMVAVEETRNVKAAWVILDRQMKKDKKYFTERLSCGIYRMKRDNNVEKLRGPVVRGHHKAYTEGSETSNVTYDEMVPGRPDEDDLFSNEFSPRRSPIPKTVMGGDEGVYTDERKPWSDTSRMTSFSKSKSNEHLTLEKVASSSSFNNPKDSSFLQEEQSNINIPSKMAEVRTLDFIFEDQEMRQRKAKKVGTQAEDGKCNTLAELELLTTGLHAGAIEAELENSICTVCMNKRPNFGWMSDFTYAELQAATGGFSPENFLSEGGFGSVYRGKLGDLNIGVKQLNHASLQGEKEFKAEVHALSKARHKHVVMLLGSCSERSHRLLVYEFVCNGSLDKHLSDSTNKPLRWEHRMKIALGAAEGLDHLHENNIIHRDVRPNNILVTHDYEPLLGDFGLARTQHAASDHSSETRVVGTFCYLAPEYAASGKVSTKTDVFSFGVVLLQLITGLRTTDKKLGEKSLVGWARPLLKERKYPDLIDKNLIDSHDVLQLFWMVPVAENCLRKNPDKRFSMKKVLYALTYLTNRVTVSGIEDFFPSKSYYASGLPQSNSWQNDGRMVEQESDATEIPSGSGTSE is encoded by the exons ATGACCACGACATCCCAGACGGTGGTGGTGATCCAGGATGCATCAAGAGATATCAGTTTCAGTGCAATAACATGGGCTGAGCACGGATTGTTGCTAAAGCCCGGAGATAGACTCATTCTTCTTGGAGTTCTTCACCAGGTTAATACCCCTAGTACGTTATCTTTCATGAGAGCCGGAAAATTTC TGGGATACAAGAGCAAAGTCGACTCCAGTTCGATGTTTGGAGCGAACCGGAAGGTTATTGAGGAAGAAGTTGCACGGAAGAAGGAAGAGTACCATAACAATGTGGAGCTGATGAAGATTTCTAATCACTATGCAGAACAAAAG ATTCTATTTGAGGTTGAAGTTAAAGTTGGATCTTCGCCGAAGATGGTAGCCGTAGAAGAAACTAGGAATGTGAAGGCAGCATGGGTAATCCTTGACAG GCAGATGAAGAAAGATAAGAAATACTTCACAGAAAGGCTTTCATGTGGTATATATAGAATGAAACGTGATAACAATGTTGAAAAGCTAAGAGGACCAGTAGTAAGAGGACACCACAAAGCTTATACTGAAGGAAGCGAGACCAGTAATGTAACATATGATGAGATGGTACCAGGAAGGCCAGATGAAGACGATCTGTTCAGCAATGAGTTCTCCCCAAGAA GATCTCCAATTCCTAAGACAGTCATGGGTGGTGATGAAGGAGTATATACAGATGAAAGAAAGCCATGGAGTGATACTTCAAGAATGACTTcattttccaaatccaagtcaaACGAGCATCTCACATTGGAAAAAGTAGCTTCCAGTTCAAGTTTTAATAACCCCAAGGACTCCTCATTCCTTCAGGAGGAACAAAGCAACATAAACATACCAAGCAAAATGGCAGAAGTAAGAACTCTAGATTTCATCTTCGAAGATCAAGAAATGAGACAAAGAAAGGCTAAAAAAGTAGGAACTCAAGCGGAAGATGGTAAATGCAATACCCTTGCGGAGCTAGAACTATTGACAACTGGACTACATGCTGGGGCTATTGAAGCAGAACTTGAGAATTCCATTTGTACAGTCTGCATGAATAAACGGCCAAACTTCGGATGGATGAGTGACTTTACTTATGCTGAGCTCCAAGCAGCTACTGGCGGATTTTCACCAGAGAATTTTCTATCTGAAGGTGGATTTGGTTCTGTTTACAGAGGAAAGCTTGGGGATCTTAATATTGGCGTTAAGCAACTTAACCATGCAAGTTTGCAAGGAGAGAAGGAATTCAAGGCAGAGGTTCATGCACTCAGCAAGGCTAGACATAAACATGTTGTCATGCTACTTGGATCATGCTCGGAAAGAAGTCACAGACTACTTGTTTATGAATTTGTCTGCAATGGTTCACTCGACAAACATCTCTCGG ATAGCACAAACAAACCTTTGCGTTGGGAGCACAGGATGAAAATAGCTCTTGGAGCTGCTGAAGGTCTAGATCATCTGCATGAAAACAACATCATCCATAGAGATGTGAGACCAAACAATATTCTTGTAACCCACGACTATGAACCACTG CTTGGAGATTTTGGGCTGGCACGAACACAACATGCAGCATCGGATCACTCATCAGAGACCAGGGTGGTTGGGACTTTTTGCTATTTGGCTCCAGAATACGCAGCAAGTGGGAAAGTGTCAACCAAGACAGATGTTTTTTCCTTTGGCGTTGTTCTTTTACAATTGATAACAGGTCTGAGAACTACAGATAAGAAGCTTGGGGAAAAAAGCCTAGTGGGATGG GCACGTCCACTGCTGAAAGAGAGGAAATATCCGGACTTAATCGACAAGAACCTTATAGACTCGCATGATGTTCTCCAACTCTTTTGGATGGTGCCAGTAGCTGAAAATTGTCTTCGGAAAAACCCTGACAAAAGGTTTTCCATGAAAAAG GTGTTGTATGCATTAACATACCTAACAAATCGGGTGACAGTTTCTGGTATTGAAGACTTCTTCCCATCAAAATCTTATTATGCTAGCGGCTTGCCTCAGTCCAACAGTTGGCAAAATGATGGGAGAATGGTTGAACAGGAAAGTGATGCGACAGAAATACCCTCTGGCTCTGGCACAAGTGAATAA
- the LOC113287414 gene encoding probable serine/threonine-protein kinase PBL21 isoform X3, with the protein MFGANRKVIEEEVARKKEEYHNNVELMKISNHYAEQKILFEVEVKVGSSPKMVAVEETRNVKAAWVILDRQMKKDKKYFTERLSCGIYRMKRDNNVEKLRGPVVRGHHKAYTEGSETSNVTYDEMVPGRPDEDDLFSNEFSPRRSPIPKTVMGGDEGVYTDERKPWSDTSRMTSFSKSKSNEHLTLEKVASSSSFNNPKDSSFLQEEQSNINIPSKMAEVRTLDFIFEDQEMRQRKAKKVGTQAEDGKCNTLAELELLTTGLHAGAIEAELENSICTVCMNKRPNFGWMSDFTYAELQAATGGFSPENFLSEGGFGSVYRGKLGDLNIGVKQLNHASLQGEKEFKAEVHALSKARHKHVVMLLGSCSERSHRLLVYEFVCNGSLDKHLSDSTNKPLRWEHRMKIALGAAEGLDHLHENNIIHRDVRPNNILVTHDYEPLLGDFGLARTQHAASDHSSETRVVGTFCYLAPEYAASGKVSTKTDVFSFGVVLLQLITGLRTTDKKLGEKSLVGWARPLLKERKYPDLIDKNLIDSHDVLQLFWMVPVAENCLRKNPDKRFSMKKVLYALTYLTNRVTVSGIEDFFPSKSYYASGLPQSNSWQNDGRMVEQESDATEIPSGSGTSE; encoded by the exons ATGTTTGGAGCGAACCGGAAGGTTATTGAGGAAGAAGTTGCACGGAAGAAGGAAGAGTACCATAACAATGTGGAGCTGATGAAGATTTCTAATCACTATGCAGAACAAAAG ATTCTATTTGAGGTTGAAGTTAAAGTTGGATCTTCGCCGAAGATGGTAGCCGTAGAAGAAACTAGGAATGTGAAGGCAGCATGGGTAATCCTTGACAG GCAGATGAAGAAAGATAAGAAATACTTCACAGAAAGGCTTTCATGTGGTATATATAGAATGAAACGTGATAACAATGTTGAAAAGCTAAGAGGACCAGTAGTAAGAGGACACCACAAAGCTTATACTGAAGGAAGCGAGACCAGTAATGTAACATATGATGAGATGGTACCAGGAAGGCCAGATGAAGACGATCTGTTCAGCAATGAGTTCTCCCCAAGAA GATCTCCAATTCCTAAGACAGTCATGGGTGGTGATGAAGGAGTATATACAGATGAAAGAAAGCCATGGAGTGATACTTCAAGAATGACTTcattttccaaatccaagtcaaACGAGCATCTCACATTGGAAAAAGTAGCTTCCAGTTCAAGTTTTAATAACCCCAAGGACTCCTCATTCCTTCAGGAGGAACAAAGCAACATAAACATACCAAGCAAAATGGCAGAAGTAAGAACTCTAGATTTCATCTTCGAAGATCAAGAAATGAGACAAAGAAAGGCTAAAAAAGTAGGAACTCAAGCGGAAGATGGTAAATGCAATACCCTTGCGGAGCTAGAACTATTGACAACTGGACTACATGCTGGGGCTATTGAAGCAGAACTTGAGAATTCCATTTGTACAGTCTGCATGAATAAACGGCCAAACTTCGGATGGATGAGTGACTTTACTTATGCTGAGCTCCAAGCAGCTACTGGCGGATTTTCACCAGAGAATTTTCTATCTGAAGGTGGATTTGGTTCTGTTTACAGAGGAAAGCTTGGGGATCTTAATATTGGCGTTAAGCAACTTAACCATGCAAGTTTGCAAGGAGAGAAGGAATTCAAGGCAGAGGTTCATGCACTCAGCAAGGCTAGACATAAACATGTTGTCATGCTACTTGGATCATGCTCGGAAAGAAGTCACAGACTACTTGTTTATGAATTTGTCTGCAATGGTTCACTCGACAAACATCTCTCGG ATAGCACAAACAAACCTTTGCGTTGGGAGCACAGGATGAAAATAGCTCTTGGAGCTGCTGAAGGTCTAGATCATCTGCATGAAAACAACATCATCCATAGAGATGTGAGACCAAACAATATTCTTGTAACCCACGACTATGAACCACTG CTTGGAGATTTTGGGCTGGCACGAACACAACATGCAGCATCGGATCACTCATCAGAGACCAGGGTGGTTGGGACTTTTTGCTATTTGGCTCCAGAATACGCAGCAAGTGGGAAAGTGTCAACCAAGACAGATGTTTTTTCCTTTGGCGTTGTTCTTTTACAATTGATAACAGGTCTGAGAACTACAGATAAGAAGCTTGGGGAAAAAAGCCTAGTGGGATGG GCACGTCCACTGCTGAAAGAGAGGAAATATCCGGACTTAATCGACAAGAACCTTATAGACTCGCATGATGTTCTCCAACTCTTTTGGATGGTGCCAGTAGCTGAAAATTGTCTTCGGAAAAACCCTGACAAAAGGTTTTCCATGAAAAAG GTGTTGTATGCATTAACATACCTAACAAATCGGGTGACAGTTTCTGGTATTGAAGACTTCTTCCCATCAAAATCTTATTATGCTAGCGGCTTGCCTCAGTCCAACAGTTGGCAAAATGATGGGAGAATGGTTGAACAGGAAAGTGATGCGACAGAAATACCCTCTGGCTCTGGCACAAGTGAATAA